In Uranotaenia lowii strain MFRU-FL chromosome 2, ASM2978415v1, whole genome shotgun sequence, one genomic interval encodes:
- the LOC129745149 gene encoding maltase 2-like, whose protein sequence is MSMTRFGLLVVTLVVFTTGSALGQQSDDKEWWESTVFYQIYPRSFFDSKLNDGVGDINGVTAKLQHLKDLGIEATWLSPIFSSPQVDFGYDVSNFIEVDPLFGTNEELENLFAEAKKLGIRIVLDFVPNHSSDEHEWFKKSERREDPYTNYYVWHDGKTNAQGQRNPPNNWQSVFYGSAWQWSDIRGQYYLHQFAAGQPDLNYRNEAVVREFDEILRFWMRKGASGFRIDAINHMFEIEDLRDEPINDERDPNSYGYTHHIYTKDLPETYEVIGRWRKVIDDYVKENQVEQIIMMTEAYTNLTMLMRFYESEDGKQPRAHIPFNFAMIEELNSDSSAYDFKYTIDKWLENLPRGKITNWVLGNHDKPRLASRYGRNRISGMALLELGLPGVAVIYNGEEIGMEDFRDMSYEDSLDPQGCNLGPENYKWASRDPQRTPFQWDDTFNGGFSAAPKTWLPLHPLFRQVNLHKQKEADYSTYQLYVDVLAMRKERLFTHGDFRSIAFNSDVFAFVRFLRENEDRSNDPYHVIVINFSDHPSTVDLSELYRFVGEEATVRIVGTDSRHKVGSKVNTTNLAVGPYDALVVGNVSAASALHLSISLFIAILIKHLLG, encoded by the exons ATGAGTATGACTAGATTCGGATTGTTGGTGGTGACCTTGGTGGTCTTCACTACGGGATCAGCTTTAGGTCAGCAGAGTGACGACAAAGAGTGGTGGGAGTCGACGGTTTTCTATCAGATCTATCCGCGATCATTCTTTGACAGTAAATTGAACGATGGTGTGGGTGACATCAACGGAGTAACCGCTAAGTTGCAGCACCTGAAGGACTTGGGCATAGAAGCCACGTGGTTGAGTCCGATCTTCTCGTCGCCACAGGTGGATTTCGGCTACGATGTGAGCAACTTTATCGAGGTTGATCCACTATTCGGAACCAATGAGGAATTAGAAAATTTGTTTGCTGAAGCCAAGAAGCTGGGCATTAGGATTGTTCTAGATTTTGTACCAAACCATTCCAGTGATGAACATGAATGGTTCAAGAAATCGGAACGCCGAGAGGACCCATACACGAATTATTACGTTTGGCATGATGGTAAGACGAATGCTCAAGGGCAGCGAAACCCTCCGAACAATTGG CAATCAGTGTTCTACGGATCGGCTTGGCAATGGAGTGACATTCGTGGCCAGTACTATCTGCACCAATTTGCCGCCGGGCAGCCTGATTTGAACTATCGCAATGAGGCGGTGGTTCGGGAGTTCGATGAAATCTTGAGATTTTGGATGCGGAAAGGTGCATCCGGATTCCGAATCGATGCCATCAACCACATGTTCGAGATAGAAGACCTCCGCGATGAGCCAATCAACGATGAGCGGGATCCCAACAGCTATGGGTATACGCACCACATCTACACCAAAGATCTGCCGGAAACGTACGAAGTGATCGGAAGATGGCGAAAGGTTATCGACGATTATGTCAAGGAAAATCAAGTTGAGCAGAT CATCATGATGACCGAAGCGTATACCAACCTCACGATGCTGATGCGATTCTACGAATCGGAAGACGGAAAGCAACCACGGGCACACATTCCGTTCAACTTCGCTATGATCGAGGAACTTAATAGCGATTCCTCAGCTTACGATTTCAAGTATACCATTGACAAGTGGCTAGAAAATTTGCCTCGTGGTAAAATTACCAACTGGGTGCTCGGCAATCACGACAAGCCAAGATTGGCAAGTCGATACGGTCGAAATCGAATCTCCGGAATGGCTCTACTCGAACTTGGTCTTCCAGGGGTTGCCGTCATCTACAACGGGgaagaaattgggatggaagaTTTTCGGGATATGTCCTACGAAGATAGCCTCGACCCACAGGGGTGCAACCTGGGACCAGAGAATTACAAATGGGCTTCTCGTGATCCACAGCGAACACCTTTCCAGTGGGATGACACCTTCAATGGAGGATTTTCTGCCGCACCCAAAACTTGGCTTCCTCTGCATCCACTCTTCAGACAAGTCAACCTTCACAAGCAAAAGGAAGCCGACTACAGTACCTATCAGCTCTACGTTGATGTTTTAGCGATGCGAAAGGAGCGACTGTTCACTCATGGAGACTTCCGGTCGATTGCGTTCAACAGTGATGTGTTTGCCTTTGTAAGGTTCCTTCGGGAAAACGAAGATCGTTCCAATGATCCGTACCATGTGATCGTAATTAACTTCTCAGATCATCCCAGCACGGTCGATTTGAGTGAGTTGTACCGATTTGTTGGCGAGGAAGCAACCGTACGGATAGTCGGTACAGATTCCCGACACAAGGTGGGATCCAAAGTCAACACCACTAATCTGGCCGTTGGCCCTTACGATGCTCTCGTGGTTGGAAACGTCAGTGCGGCTAGCGCGCTTCATTTATCGATTAGCCTATTCATTGCCATTTTAATTAAGCATCTACTGGGGTGA